The window ATGTTGCACATTTTATTCCCACATGCATTCGATAGGTTAGTCAACTTTTTTGAGCTTTTGATAAAATTAGTCAACTCCCtaattatattttccaaaaatgtTAACTGTGTACTAATGCAAATGTGTTAAAAATGGCTTTCTTTTTTATAATTCATTCCTTGTGGCTCTATATATATTTAGCTTTATGGCATTCATcgttatatttttttctttatgctcaaaatatattattcAAATATCAAAATTCAATTTAGCCATTTAGACATTAGAGTTTACGTGTCAATAAATGCTTAGGTTTTTTACATGTTTATTTAAGTAAACactaaaccaaaatttatttatcGGTCAACCTATCCTATAGCCGAGTATTACCCGTCTAATTGTCTATTTACTGTTATAGCACTGGTTCCCATTCCTTCCGGTCGATGGCactatgtgtgtatgtgtttgtattaTTTTATATGGTCTAAGAGGTTGTGTATGTGTGGCACTATGTGTGTGAGAGGGGTTGTTTATGTGATTGTTATTGTGAGCATATGACTGATTCTATGTAGATGTATTGGAAGAGAGGAATTTAAAAATTATAGAAATAAAAAGCCAACCAAGGCACCAGAAGCGGCACCATTCACATACAACCTAAAATGGTACCAAGGGCCAAAAGGTTAAATATTTGAAAGTCAGTTGTTATTTCATAGTTTACCCtaaatataaacaactttatatctGAATGATATAACAATAATTGGAACAAATGAACGACGATGGCCACTAATACTATAAGAATCAATTTGGGATGTAATTAAACAATAACATTCCCCTTTTTTTAAACTTGATTTCACTCAATTACATGTTAATTGATTGCTACTCTTTTTATTTTATTGTCTTCTAATGGTTTTTTTATTCATATGTTGTTTAATTAGATAGATTTGTCATTGTACAATTATAATATGAGAACAAATTACATGATGATGATATAGAAGAAAGTAAAATCAATCCCTTTTTATTACATTGACAACTGTCCACTGGTATAACACTAGTTAATTATTGGTGAACATTTCCTTAAGAAACGGTTCATTCTATTCCATTAAAAAATTTATTCTTAATTTTAATGGAATTAACCATTCCATTCTTTCTTCTTACAAGATATATAAAATTACACAAAATCGGAACTTTTGGGTGATGGTGGAAAACTGCTATGGTGAATTCACAAAAACCATCGAACCAATAAATTATTGGTGATAACATGTAAACATGGCGTGGATTATATAGCCacatatttcaatttattaacgTAATTCCTGAATAAAACCGGCAAAAAACCAATAAAAAGTGAAAACATTTTTACCTAAATCAGCAATGCGATAAATCGCAGACCTAACATATAGAAAAAGCTAttagtttctattttttttataaatttttcttACATATGcataataatttattttaatgAATCATACACCAATCATGAAAAGTTGTACATTATTCTGAATTTGTGAAGTCTACTTGTAGTTATAACTATTGCATCGCTAAAATAACTTAATGGTTAATTCTATAACTATTTCATATAAAGATGTAAGCAAATATATAGTATAATTCCAAATATAGGTCTTAAACTAAGCATTGATTGTTAGGAAAATCCATATAAACAATAAAACTGTCTCTAAATACAAAAAGAAAGCTCTGTGATGCTCGCTTATGAAGCTCAATCTTAGGACTAAGAAGCTTCTATATTCATACAGGTTGtgtgatcattagttatatatcatttgTTTATACCTTATAACTAATTTGCCTCTTAACATTGTTGAGTGAAAAAGTTGCATTAAAGGACTCAAAAGGCTATGTTTCTTAATTCAGTTGGGCCTCTTTTTTTTGTAACTTCATTAATTTTGCATCTTAAATACAGTGTCCTAGGCCCAAGAGGAGAAGAGTTGACAATAAATCCACGTAGTAATTGAAATAACAACCATATTTCCTCATAATAAGCCACGAAAGAggttaaaaaattatatttattacaGTAAAACTACAATATGTCATATAAGCCGaataaaaagatttaaaaaaaattttaaaaaaaaataataataattatcggCCCCTTGAAATGGCGTCCTTCAACTCATCAGGTGAAGACATGAAAAGTTCTATGTAACGGCTGCCAAGTGTCATTCGATCTTTGGCTAATGCAGCTTTTGAGTCATCGACATTTGAAAATTCCACAAGTGCTTCTCCTGTTGGCCTTCCTTCAGAATTATATGTCATATGAATTAAGTCTTCGGATAATCTGAATTCTTTAAAAAAGTCAATTATATCGTCTTTTCCAGCTGAAAATGGCAACCCCCTCATTCGCAATACCCGTGTGTCTTCTTCACAGGGTTTTGGCACGTTTGCTCTGAATGAATGATATCCGGAAATACATGagggtaaaatcgtcattttTCACATtcagataaataaataaaaaacatcatTGTTATCCATTCAGCACTTGATGGAAGAAAAAAAAACCAAAGCTTTTTAAGGCTATTTTCGATAATGAGgttgaggagggtattcatgtcttTTACCATACCCACTTGTGGGTGTGACAAAAAATTGTAACTTTTTTTACAGGCCTACCAAGGAATGGAATAAGAATCGTGATGGAATGAGTCATTACATTCCATGATCAAGTTTAGTTGGCCTATAGGAATGGAATGAATATTTGATATTTTTATGTAAATACatcatatagtttttttttttaaactttattcCATGTATAATATAATCTGATTGCAATTATGGaattaactatttacaaaactAAAATATTAAACATAACAAAAGATTGATCAACCCCAAATAAGACTATTTTTGGTGCCTAAGTACAGCTGATTTTAGCAATTTAGTaccaaaaatagtcattttacttggaacaCAAACTAAAAATGTTACAAAAAGCTAAAAAAGGACCAAATTTGTAAGATATATccttttgggaccaaaattgtaaGAAAAAACCTTTTGGAATCAAAATGGAAAAAACAACCCTACTCAGAGTACAAAAATACTTACGTCCTAAAAAATTATAGACAAAAtctcacaaatggtccctgtgctttcaTAAGTATACCACAAATTGTCCTTACGGGGAATTTCTTTGCATAGACGGTCCTTAAGTTTGAAAATCCTTATGgctcacagggaccatttgtgacatatttttcaaagcacatggaccatttatgaaatTCCTTATTTTTTAAAGCCCAAGGAcctaaataaaaaaatgtttattttacaattttttgaaaaaaaaaatattaacaaaGTGGAAGGGATCTGAATTTTGACAGAAACGGTGGATTCCATTCcgttccattccattccatcagGCATAACAAACAACtttttccattccattccattccttctctgattccatcataccaatCACTAcctaacaaaataaataaatacataaataaaataccttCCTCTTTCGGCGGCATCTTCCCAATCTTCAACTGTGGAAGGAAACAACTCAATATACCGACTCCCAAGACACTCCCCATCCATAACCATCGCCCCTTTCGCCTCCTCACAACTTCCAAATTTCACAAACGCTTCCCCCGTTGCCCTTCCCTCCAAATTCACCGTGAAATAAACCGAATCCTCAACCAATTCAAAATCCTTAAAAAACTCCAAAACATCTTCCCTATTCGCCGAAAACGGCAACCCCCTCAACCTAACAACCCCCGTATGTTCCACATTACTATCCCTATCCCTATCCCTATTATCCCCCCGTCCCACACGGGCCCCACCTCCATTGCCACCTCGCCGTGGGGACCGCGacctaccaccaccaccgccacgtGTACCATGACTACCATCCACCTCGTTGCTAATGGCCTTGTAGTAATCTTCCTTTTTGGATCTAAACACTTCAACGTATCTTCTTCCGATATTTTGGTGGTTTCTTTGAAGCGCGTATTCGACTTGAAAAGGGTAGCCTAAGAGACAATACGCTTCGCCGGCGAATTTGTTGTGTTTGTGGATGAATAAGATGTCGACGATGTCGAGGCCGTGGAGGAAGTCGGAAATGTCGGATTCGGAGCAGTCGAAGGGTAGGCCGCGTAATTTTACAAGGGGGAAGGTGTGGGGGTGGGGGGTGGGGGCGTAGGGGTAGGTGGGGGGTGGGGGGTAGAGGTAGGTTGATGGGGGTGGGGTTGTGTAGTATGATGAGGGTTGCTCGATTACACGTTGGCGTTTTAGGCCCGGTTCTCTCCCGTCTCCAACATCTAcgtatttactttttttttataaataaaaatagagATAAAATTGTGTTAGAATACAAGTTAATGTAAAGATGATTATTGATGtttcatttatatagagttgaaCAAAATTGGACAAGCAGAGAATAGAACACATGATTATGAGAAGTAATTGAGATTCAAAAGGTGAAATTACTAGGTCTTAAACACTTGAGATTATAACTTTTGGGTGTGAATTGTGTTACTAATTTTGTGAAAAAGATGTGAGATTTAGCTTCTAACTTCAAAGAAATGAGTAAAAAGCGTTGGATATAAGGAGATGTTATTGTAATGTATCAAACTAAGGTTTCTCAAGTCTTTATGTATTACACATTTAATCCATGAAATCCAAGGAGAAGAACTCCCAATTGGGCTGATTTTAGGTTATATTTTTGGCTACGATTTTTTTATGGTATTTAGGGTTCCAAAACAAAGTTTCTATCTAGTAGAACAGAAGGCAATCATGAACAATGATCATAGCTCTCTTACATCTACTATTTTCTCTCAACTAATTTCAATGAGGACTCACCCTCTTTCTACTTATATCTTAATATCATTGCCCTAAACGCCAATCACACCATTAAAGAAGTAACAGCACATCTCTTTTCATCTAATTTAACGTgaaaagatataaaaaaaaaaaaaaaaaaaaaaaaatctttttttcggAACGGAGGTATAATCTTAATCAATTGATAGATTTCCATGAAATAACAAGTTCTTGGAAACATGACTATGTAAGATAATCTGTAAAACACAAAACCCACAAACAAATTGAAGAGCGAAACCTAGATTATCCAGTCAATTCAGAAACCATCATAACTTTTACGTACATAAATGCATACGCTGATAtggaaaataaacaaaaattaaaaagattCGAGAGGTAATAAACTGGAAAGGGGTCTTACCCTCGATAGAACATTTTGTTTCTGGCAGCACAATCTCCttttgattttagggtttatagGCTTCGAGTTTGAGAAAAGCGACAGAGGATCGCAATATTTGATTGTTTGTTATCGATAAATTGGTTGAAAAGAAAGTGATTTTCCAAATGTACCGAGCAAATATGATGTCATTCAAATGAACCAGAAATGGTCCCTCAACATTTACATTTGATAGATTTGGACGATGAAATTTAGAATTTGTAAGCTCAGTCCTTCAATAGTAAATGTTGATCGTTAGGGATCCACAATACAACAAAAAAGGTTTGGTGACTAATAACCTTTcctaaatttttaaagaaaaggAAAAGGAGAGATTAAGAGGGAAAACTTTGGaaacaaaataaaatgaaatagaAATCTTAATTATTTACATACAAAATCATTCGTCTAATGGTTGATGGAATGTCAGAAAGGAGCAAAACGATTGATTTTAACCTtgcatttttcttttcatttctcCATCTATAACTTCACACCTTCGAATCCTCCCCCTCAAACTAGTTGATGAACCCTAACAAGGAGTAAAAACATCATTTACCATtgagatctctctctctctctctctctctctccccaacacacacacacacacacacacacactaaactcGTGAACGCATGTATCCCTTCCCATTTTTCCTTCCATATCCTTCGGGTTCTTTCCCCTCCCCTCCCATTTCCCTTTATTAATTTGTACACTCGAAAAACAAGATGCAAATGAGATCAAAAACTCTTGGGCAAGATGACTTTGACCCTACATAAAAAGAGGATGTTTAGATGAGAATTTTTTTAGTGTTCAGTTAAAGGTTGAAATATAATAGTAAGATaattataaaacattttattagAATTATATGTATCCAAGTAACATtactattattttttaaaaaatagagGTTTATTCAAGTAATTTATTATCTTGTTATTTAAAACTTGCTTTCTAACTATATAAAATTAGAATTAAACTCATGATTGCTTCACATTCAAACACCTTCTAAAGCATGCCTTCCATTTTTGAGGGTTATTACTAATTATACAAACCATATCACAAGTTTTCCTTGTAGACTTTAAGCAACCAATAACTCTACTTTTGATCTTAGTTCTCCATGATTGTTTATGAAAAATATATTCAATCCTATTAAGCATTTTAAAGAAATAGAAAAAATTAGTCCAATCACTAAAAATAGTCATCAATTTCACATATGACATCTACGAAATCGACATGTCATCTATGAGAAATGATGATGCTATCTACAAAATGGCCATTTCAAAAAATGTCATCTACAAAGGGCATGTGTCATCTAAAAAATGGTCAATAAAGTTGATATTTTAGGACAATTACAGTTAACTACCATGTTATTTGAATACTTGAGAAAGGGTTTAATCCTAACATTTTCTTTATTGACAGTAAAATGATTTAATATGAAGTTGGTGTTTCGTATTTTGAAGAATTAGATTTTTATATTCAATTGGTAGAGGCATAGCCTCTTAGTATGGGAGAATGGAGATGTCAGGGCTCGATCCTTGGTACTAATATGATCTGGAGTATTAACACTAACATCTAACCATTCAAATTgtcgttaaaaaaaattaatataaaactatattttggtgcCCCGAATGAACCCCTGCCAACTAAATGCCCAATTACATAATCGAAGCCATGACATTAGCTGAAACAAAGTGACTT of the Lactuca sativa cultivar Salinas chromosome 6, Lsat_Salinas_v11, whole genome shotgun sequence genome contains:
- the LOC111877496 gene encoding uncharacterized protein LOC111877496, which translates into the protein MFYRGKYVDVGDGREPGLKRQRVIEQPSSYYTTPPPSTYLYPPPPTYPYAPTPHPHTFPLVKLRGLPFDCSESDISDFLHGLDIVDILFIHKHNKFAGEAYCLLGYPFQVEYALQRNHQNIGRRYVEVFRSKKEDYYKAISNEVDGSHGTRGGGGGRSRSPRRGGNGGGARVGRGDNRDRDRDSNVEHTGVVRLRGLPFSANREDVLEFFKDFELVEDSVYFTVNLEGRATGEAFVKFGSCEEAKGAMVMDGECLGSRYIELFPSTVEDWEDAAERGRANVPKPCEEDTRVLRMRGLPFSAGKDDIIDFFKEFRLSEDLIHMTYNSEGRPTGEALVEFSNVDDSKAALAKDRMTLGSRYIELFMSSPDELKDAISRGR